DNA sequence from the Chryseobacterium turcicum genome:
AATCATCGAAAATAAAAACTTAGGATATACCATCGAATATAATCTTGTAGAATTTTTTGCAAATTTTAATGAAAATACAACCCGATTTGTGGGTACCAGTTTCTTCAAGGAAACAAAAAGCAACGATAAAGTAAAGCTGAATAGAATGAATGCTTACGATGGCAGTCAGGTTCATTTTTTCAGAAGTGTTTTTGAAAATAAAGTTGCTAATGAAGGCTTCATTGTGAACCAAATTACCAAGTTTCCGAACTCAAAATATCCGACTGAAAAAGAATTACAACGACTCAAAGATTTTGCTGAAATGTTTAAATCTAAAGGTACACTGAATGTTCCGGAAGATATTTTAGATATTGGCAACCGTAAAAGAAATGAGCAACCTTATAAAATTGCTATTACAAAAACCCAGATTCGGGAAACTGAATATACTAAAAAAACAGACAGCAAATTGTATTTAGACTATGATTATATGATGCAGATTAATTTCAAAAAGTATTTTTATGAATTGAAAAAAGGTCAGTTTGTAAAAGCTACAATCCCAATTATACAGACCTCTTTTCTTCATCCCGAAAACGAAACTTTTGAAATTTACCCTAACGGAAATACCTCAAACCCCGGCATACTAACCAACCAGGGGGAATTTACAAAAGATAAAATTGAATTTCTGTTACCTTTAGATTATCAACTGGGAGATTGATTGTATATTATTATTAAAATTATTGCACAAAAAAAATTCGGAAGATAAATCTTCCGAATTACAATATGAATAAGTGTGTCAATTAGATTCTTGTAATAGAAACAACATGTGGTACGCCTTCGATTGGGCAATAAACTTCCACAATAGCTTCCCAAATTACATCTGAAGGAGGCATAGAGGCATCACATTTGAAACGGTAGTTAGTTCCGTTTACAATTTGTGTAGAAACCATTTTAGGAGAATATTTTACTCCTACAAATCCTCTCATTGCTTCGTCAAATACTTTTTGATCTTCTGGTGTAAGAGCGTGGTATGCTGTCCATCCTCCTACTAATGATTTTTGTGCTGTTGTCATGATTAATATTTTGTTTTGCTCCTACTCTTGTGGCTTTTCGGATTACGCCCCGTTTTTAAATGGTTCCTGGTCTCCATGGTTAAAGTTTTTTTTACAGATTGTTTATAAATCCTATTGAATAATTTAAAAGTTAACCATCAATATTTTTTAATAAACAATGCTATATTTGGTTGTGATCACATGACAAAACTAGCTCAGAAAAAATAAATTTAATAGCGTATAAATACGTATTTTTAATTTTAAGTATAATTACTAAATACCACATTTATTAATAAAATACATTATTAATATAAATTATAAAAACCATTTTAATAACAATAAACAATATTTAACAACAAATACAAAACCATTAATTCGATATAAACTTTAAAATCAAAACAGATTTTAAATCAAAAAAAATCGAAAACCCTACACTCCTATTAAACACAAAAAGTAGCGCTGTTTTTACATCACTACTTTTAAAATTTATTTTCTAATCTTGATTCTTAAAATATAATATCAAAACCTATTGCACAGCCTGCAAAACATTAATATTTCCGTAGCCGTAATCTGCATTTTTTGTTGGATAATAAGTTGCTGACTGTCTCATTTTATTTAAAACCTGATCTCTCGTCCATGAAGGATTTTTAGACCAAACCAAGGCCGCAATTCCTGCTGTGGAAGCTGTTGCTACAGAAGAACCGCCCACATAATCTGTTTGCGCATTGTAATAACTTAAAACCGGAATACTATTTCCTGAAGCTCTTTCCATCTGATAGGTAAAATCAATTTCACTTCCAGAATGGCAGACATCACATTTCTGATTCGAAGTATTTTCTTTCACTCCCGTTATTGCCTGTGTTTCGGGCATCCAAGCAGGGAAAATCACACCTACAAAATTTGTAAAACTCGTTGAAGTTCCTCCTGCACAGAATATCAATTTTCCTTTAGAATATGCATATTTCACACCGTCTTCAATTTTTCCGACTGAAAAAATATGCCCCATCGACATTGAAATAATTTTTACACTTGCCGTGTTTCCAAGATTGGTAAAAGCTATTTTCACGCCTTCTTGCTCATGATAACCATCCAAAACAACATTAGAAGCTGCACGATAAGAAATTAAATTAGCATTATAAGCAACACCAACGGGTTGTCCCTGATTATTTCTCGGAGCCGCCATCGCAGAAGCCATGCTCGTTCCATGCCCACATTTATCATCTGCACCATCGTAACCCGAACTCCAAGGCCAAACAGAATCTACATATACTCCATTTTTACTGATTGTTCTGCCCGAAGATGAGCCATTATTAAAACTTCCGCTCAAAAGACTTTGGTTAAAAGAAACTCCAGAATCGATTAATCCAATCGTAACGCCCGCTCCGGTGCTGTAATTCCATGCGCTTGTTATGTTATGTTTAGCAAATGACCAAGGCGCTTTTGCATTCGGAGTAACCGTTGTATAATCTGAGCTATTTAAAGCGGTAGATTCAAGACCACAACCTGAAGAACTTCCACTGGATTTGGCAGTACCTCCATTGATTTTATTTTCATTTTCAAAATAACGGTAATCTGCAGGCTCAAAATAACGGATTGATTTTAATTTCCTCAATGCTATCACAGTTTCCTGTTTTTCAATATTAACATCAATTTGATTTAAATATTCATCTGAAGAGACTAAAATTCGCTCATTTTTTCCTTCGTACTGTTTTATTATATCTAAAATTTCCTGTTGTAGAGCTTCAGAATTAGAAGATTTGCTT
Encoded proteins:
- a CDS encoding carboxypeptidase-like regulatory domain-containing protein — protein: MKKAVLLLMIILPFYLSIAQVIKGTVVNDAEKPISNVNIYLDGTKTGTISGSDGSFSLNIPSNNNSLVFKKDDYETFTVNTSQVLNKTLKVVLIKSKEIEEVVIIPFTEATYKNYIHFFLDSFIGYDKENVRIKNQRALKFAYDKNNKTLKVKAPQTLIIENKNLGYTIEYNLVEFFANFNENTTRFVGTSFFKETKSNDKVKLNRMNAYDGSQVHFFRSVFENKVANEGFIVNQITKFPNSKYPTEKELQRLKDFAEMFKSKGTLNVPEDILDIGNRKRNEQPYKIAITKTQIRETEYTKKTDSKLYLDYDYMMQINFKKYFYELKKGQFVKATIPIIQTSFLHPENETFEIYPNGNTSNPGILTNQGEFTKDKIEFLLPLDYQLGD
- a CDS encoding S8 family peptidase; translation: MKKCVFYLFATFALYSCSTEEMQTNAVETEIVQTDPLSARQINEQINQTTKTKGRFSWNEASTHFLWSGIVQGNKIASIGFGNSKDDFDRSKSSNSEALQQEILDIIKQYEGKNERILVSSDEYLNQIDVNIEKQETVIALRKLKSIRYFEPADYRYFENENKINGGTAKSSGSSSGCGLESTALNSSDYTTVTPNAKAPWSFAKHNITSAWNYSTGAGVTIGLIDSGVSFNQSLLSGSFNNGSSSGRTISKNGVYVDSVWPWSSGYDGADDKCGHGTSMASAMAAPRNNQGQPVGVAYNANLISYRAASNVVLDGYHEQEGVKIAFTNLGNTASVKIISMSMGHIFSVGKIEDGVKYAYSKGKLIFCAGGTSTSFTNFVGVIFPAWMPETQAITGVKENTSNQKCDVCHSGSEIDFTYQMERASGNSIPVLSYYNAQTDYVGGSSVATASTAGIAALVWSKNPSWTRDQVLNKMRQSATYYPTKNADYGYGNINVLQAVQ